A region of Pleionea litopenaei DNA encodes the following proteins:
- a CDS encoding GNAT family N-acetyltransferase: MEKQLIPPVLIETPRLVLRHFYQGDAQGVFEFNQHPEMLKYIPGDPILSSVAEAAQIIENVWLNEYRQYGYARYAVILKGEINPIGFAGFKFEPEFGFPDLGYRIAPPFWGKGLISEAVDALLVYGKTTLELNKIVAIAAVDNAASNRILQKFNFKQTNTLVEHGMPHYFYEKLL; this comes from the coding sequence ATGGAAAAGCAATTAATTCCACCGGTGCTTATAGAAACTCCTCGCCTCGTTTTAAGACATTTTTATCAGGGAGATGCGCAAGGCGTTTTTGAATTCAATCAACATCCAGAAATGCTGAAATACATACCCGGTGATCCCATCTTAAGTTCGGTCGCTGAGGCGGCGCAAATCATCGAAAACGTTTGGTTAAATGAATATCGGCAATATGGCTATGCTCGATATGCCGTGATACTGAAAGGTGAAATCAACCCAATCGGGTTTGCTGGGTTTAAGTTTGAACCTGAGTTTGGCTTTCCTGATTTAGGGTATCGAATCGCACCTCCTTTTTGGGGAAAAGGGCTAATTTCAGAAGCGGTAGACGCGTTGTTGGTTTACGGCAAAACAACGCTTGAGCTGAATAAGATTGTGGCGATTGCAGCCGTCGACAATGCGGCTTCCAATCGAATTTTACAAAAATTTAATTTTAAGCAGACCAATACATTAGTAGAGCATGGAATGCCTCACTACTTCTATGAAAAACTGCTATAG
- a CDS encoding SWIM zinc finger family protein, which translates to MTAAFDHTYEYAYSSGIRAIDNKQHLALATSSPNHLQPYFFDGQVRSPKLFGDMLITLSDVVRTHFYLPRPALLDPVLTSNEQLLRLEGFSGCCGVYARVDLPSDFFEGECHGKGTTNVDFNAPMRNALMRLRDSEKVEFAVGKQEVALTTSHESTIEKKVKLPLRWIKGFSEVQAYQPRLTLVMEVSAADGLQFIRSLPKTSAPKQPSYAVSRGRGIRLTQRPQKGAVKISGTHRVRVIEALMHKATSLRVWSDQEGETSAWEVCFPIGSFFLMISPEVYRSFSGEGQVLSGLGQSINEAALSKVRAQLTWQSEVNPIAIAELTQLPIAEVDQALLVLGSRGLAGFDVATGHYFHRELPFELEKVDELQPRLKGARNLIEQGKVTAIRANGQNQENASKTIKEYEISGSDVNHRVRLSEEGDHCTCVWFSKYQGKRGPCKHILAAQIDAENTAKG; encoded by the coding sequence GTGACAGCAGCATTCGACCATACTTATGAGTACGCCTATTCTTCAGGCATTCGCGCCATTGATAATAAGCAACATTTAGCCCTTGCTACGAGCAGTCCGAATCACCTACAGCCGTATTTTTTTGATGGGCAAGTGCGTTCGCCCAAACTATTCGGCGATATGCTAATTACTTTAAGCGATGTTGTTAGGACTCATTTCTACTTACCAAGACCCGCGCTACTTGATCCCGTACTAACCAGTAATGAGCAACTTCTTCGTCTTGAAGGATTCAGTGGGTGCTGCGGAGTCTATGCGCGAGTGGATTTACCCAGTGATTTTTTCGAAGGTGAATGTCATGGTAAAGGCACCACGAATGTCGACTTTAATGCACCCATGCGCAATGCATTAATGAGGTTAAGAGATTCCGAAAAAGTTGAGTTTGCGGTCGGCAAACAAGAAGTGGCGTTAACCACAAGTCATGAATCAACCATTGAGAAAAAAGTAAAGCTGCCACTGCGTTGGATCAAAGGGTTCAGTGAAGTTCAAGCCTATCAACCGCGCTTAACCTTGGTTATGGAAGTCAGCGCAGCTGATGGCTTGCAATTTATTCGGAGCCTACCCAAGACTTCCGCTCCAAAGCAACCAAGTTATGCCGTCAGTCGAGGGCGAGGAATTCGTTTAACTCAAAGACCTCAAAAGGGTGCTGTTAAAATCAGTGGTACACATCGAGTGCGTGTGATCGAAGCATTAATGCATAAAGCCACCAGTCTTCGAGTGTGGTCAGATCAAGAAGGCGAAACCAGTGCTTGGGAAGTTTGCTTTCCCATTGGTTCATTTTTCTTAATGATCAGCCCAGAGGTTTACCGTAGCTTTTCTGGCGAAGGCCAAGTGTTGAGCGGTTTAGGGCAATCTATCAACGAAGCAGCTCTCTCGAAAGTCCGAGCTCAACTTACCTGGCAATCAGAAGTCAATCCTATCGCAATAGCCGAATTAACTCAGCTGCCGATTGCCGAGGTCGATCAAGCTTTGTTGGTTCTTGGCAGCCGAGGACTAGCGGGTTTTGATGTTGCGACGGGTCATTATTTTCATCGAGAACTCCCTTTTGAACTAGAAAAAGTCGATGAACTTCAGCCGCGATTAAAGGGTGCTCGGAATCTGATAGAACAAGGAAAAGTAACGGCGATTCGTGCGAATGGTCAAAATCAAGAGAATGCTTCAAAGACTATCAAAGAATACGAGATTAGCGGAAGCGATGTAAATCATCGTGTTCGTTTATCGGAAGAGGGCGATCATTGTACTTGTGTTTGGTTTAGTAAGTACCAAGGTAAACGTGGACCTTGTAAACATATATTAGCTGCGCAAATTGATGCTGAAAATACCGCTAAAGGTTAG
- a CDS encoding DUF6493 family protein, with translation MSPEQLEQLIFEAKKPIELVRLLSDLSEKDRKALSTHCANLYKQIKKGEADKEASSLVVKHLDNAESYWQSQAFKHVQLAILGLCPLSVVKRTIEYLDWGFKDFAYQVIVDRKPEWIDDWLDFELSKEFTSLDFKIIREWMASGVCKKPKVDGYVLKFVTALKSFGYGEDKEQYIPISRRLVDEPDLQEDIWRLFDIETDAFATVNWYGDNRPDNYETFNEALVKLSHDGVISRDRLLSESLAALSKDFSQLTCSGFHKFHEALAPTKDERASRQGEYINLLFHPIGHVVKFALRNIGKMQREKTLNTDLFLESVSAVFSHDAKGIAMDGLKCLERALKDKPELKEVTLNTISDALKHSHSDVQAKAIELLKQNKSDISDDLKRELENAVSFVTDANKPLLGEILDISQVGSSDNDVYDDQTLEDTRNKLKTLSANHRNLLGIDDELSLQFTENRVLHFNSIDATLRNTQLPDVVSSIDNESDLLDLLAHSIEVVDQAVDFDRILDAISRIIPERNEAFKARTAPLIKRIEDGGHLDSMKGLFSNSGLLLHEVTDLVMTWLTGKLYETPPNRYSKGNLYFIPIINMVRAIKHRVYQQKSQPLLSFPTHLGGWIDPVVWVRRLHSARSSQVSFERVDFCLSLLRLLPFNRDKALESIGELASPLDRIVKFALGEEVTLNYDDRLDYDLWISAARSRDPLYDWSSYFELFNIDDHSPNGFKPATFQWQLIQTESHGQNISDCQIRTLVDQVTVYSNLEETDHSSKADSSLKSMVAFGKKLFSGAKKQLTGLSIEHSKVPSIAFSSVQKNKYVWTSELTSAWITQWAMTLWPRNPDGFYTYAAMRLVQRIDDNSSVFDPNFAFFESLFDGIRPWSELAHLVLVFGLIGKDSDSKSLAIDALIEGIDNDLVSTQSISLILEQLNTIGFIKLNRLADSLKVVAEVSNEHRYIISQVLQEVLKTVDSKQRNLQVLFALLLDINTALDIKVIKELEPLLTSYKGKSKVAEAAKRLMGISGANNSGIVKARASIVERRLARLKET, from the coding sequence GTGAGTCCAGAGCAACTAGAGCAGTTGATTTTTGAGGCTAAAAAACCAATCGAGTTGGTTCGTCTATTGAGTGATTTGAGTGAGAAAGACAGGAAGGCATTGTCCACTCATTGTGCTAATTTGTACAAGCAAATTAAGAAAGGCGAAGCCGATAAAGAAGCGTCTTCGTTAGTAGTAAAACATTTAGATAACGCTGAAAGCTACTGGCAGTCGCAGGCCTTTAAACATGTGCAATTAGCCATCTTGGGCTTGTGTCCTTTATCGGTTGTAAAACGGACGATTGAATATTTAGATTGGGGATTTAAAGATTTCGCTTATCAAGTCATCGTCGATCGAAAACCTGAGTGGATTGACGATTGGTTAGATTTTGAACTTAGTAAAGAGTTTACCAGTCTAGACTTTAAGATCATTCGTGAGTGGATGGCTAGCGGTGTTTGCAAGAAGCCTAAAGTGGATGGTTATGTTTTAAAGTTTGTGACGGCATTGAAATCATTCGGATACGGTGAAGATAAAGAACAGTATATTCCGATCAGTCGTCGCTTAGTCGATGAGCCAGATTTACAAGAGGATATTTGGCGACTCTTTGATATTGAGACCGATGCTTTCGCGACGGTCAATTGGTACGGTGACAATCGGCCCGATAATTATGAAACGTTTAATGAAGCCTTGGTCAAGTTGAGTCATGATGGTGTTATCAGCAGAGATCGACTTTTAAGTGAAAGCTTAGCGGCTCTTTCTAAAGACTTTAGTCAGTTAACCTGTTCTGGTTTTCATAAATTTCATGAAGCATTAGCACCGACCAAAGATGAACGAGCATCGAGACAAGGTGAATATATTAATCTTTTATTTCATCCGATTGGGCATGTGGTTAAGTTCGCATTGAGAAATATAGGAAAAATGCAGCGGGAAAAAACACTTAATACAGACCTGTTTTTAGAAAGCGTGTCCGCCGTTTTCTCCCATGATGCCAAGGGCATTGCAATGGATGGTTTGAAGTGCTTAGAACGAGCGCTCAAAGATAAACCAGAGTTAAAAGAGGTTACATTAAACACCATAAGCGATGCGTTAAAGCACAGTCACTCAGATGTTCAGGCGAAAGCCATTGAACTACTCAAACAGAACAAAAGCGATATTTCTGACGATTTAAAACGTGAACTTGAAAACGCAGTGTCATTTGTGACAGACGCTAACAAGCCATTGTTGGGAGAAATTTTAGATATTTCGCAAGTGGGCTCTAGTGACAATGATGTCTACGACGATCAAACTTTGGAAGATACTAGGAATAAACTCAAAACGCTGAGTGCTAATCATAGGAATTTGTTAGGTATTGACGACGAGTTATCTCTGCAGTTTACTGAAAACCGCGTTCTTCACTTTAATAGTATTGATGCGACTTTAAGAAACACCCAACTACCCGATGTTGTGAGTTCTATCGATAACGAGAGTGATTTACTCGATCTATTAGCGCATTCCATTGAAGTCGTAGACCAAGCCGTCGATTTCGACCGAATTCTTGATGCCATAAGCCGAATTATCCCTGAGCGCAACGAAGCGTTCAAAGCCAGAACGGCACCGTTAATTAAGCGCATTGAAGATGGCGGACATTTAGATTCAATGAAAGGGCTTTTTTCAAATTCGGGACTGTTATTACATGAAGTAACCGATCTTGTAATGACTTGGCTAACGGGTAAGTTATATGAAACGCCTCCTAACCGGTATTCAAAAGGGAACTTGTACTTTATACCCATTATCAATATGGTGCGGGCAATAAAACACCGTGTTTATCAGCAAAAAAGTCAGCCATTACTGTCATTTCCAACTCATTTGGGAGGTTGGATTGATCCTGTAGTTTGGGTTCGTCGGTTACACAGCGCACGCAGCAGTCAAGTGTCATTTGAGAGAGTCGATTTTTGTTTGTCTCTGTTACGGTTACTACCATTTAATAGAGACAAAGCATTAGAATCTATTGGGGAGTTAGCATCACCGTTGGATCGTATCGTTAAGTTTGCTCTGGGTGAAGAGGTTACCTTAAACTACGATGATCGGCTTGATTACGATCTTTGGATCAGTGCGGCGAGAAGCCGAGATCCGTTATATGACTGGTCGAGTTATTTCGAATTATTTAATATCGACGATCATTCTCCCAATGGATTTAAACCGGCAACATTTCAATGGCAGTTGATCCAAACAGAGTCGCATGGACAAAACATTTCTGATTGTCAAATACGAACGCTTGTTGATCAAGTGACGGTTTACAGTAATCTTGAAGAAACCGATCATTCGTCGAAAGCCGACTCCTCACTCAAATCAATGGTTGCCTTCGGTAAGAAATTATTCTCAGGCGCGAAAAAACAACTCACAGGGTTAAGTATTGAGCACAGTAAAGTACCGAGTATTGCCTTTAGTTCAGTACAAAAGAATAAATACGTTTGGACCAGCGAGTTAACCTCTGCTTGGATTACCCAATGGGCCATGACATTGTGGCCTAGAAATCCGGATGGGTTCTACACCTACGCGGCCATGCGTTTAGTGCAAAGGATTGATGATAACAGCAGTGTCTTTGACCCAAACTTTGCTTTCTTTGAAAGTCTGTTCGATGGTATTCGACCTTGGTCAGAGTTGGCTCATCTGGTCCTTGTGTTCGGTCTTATTGGTAAAGATTCAGATTCAAAGTCGTTAGCCATCGATGCACTGATTGAAGGCATCGATAACGATTTGGTATCAACTCAGTCTATATCGTTAATCTTGGAGCAATTAAATACCATTGGATTTATCAAACTTAATCGATTAGCTGACAGCTTGAAAGTGGTTGCAGAAGTGTCTAACGAGCATCGATATATCATCAGCCAAGTTTTACAAGAGGTCTTAAAAACGGTTGACTCGAAACAAAGAAACCTTCAGGTGTTGTTTGCTTTGCTTCTCGATATCAATACCGCACTAGATATCAAGGTCATCAAAGAGCTAGAACCATTGTTAACTTCTTACAAAGGTAAAAGTAAGGTTGCCGAAGCCGCAAAGAGGTTAATGGGTATATCTGGGGCTAATAATTCTGGAATAGTGAAAGCTAGGGCGTCGATTGTTGAAAGACGATTGGCGCGACTTAAAGAAACTTGA
- a CDS encoding enoyl-CoA hydratase/isomerase family protein produces MTADLQKSKSTSYITSSLDSNVLTLTMNRPKKLNGWTLPMIESLVGAFAEASKDDRVKAVILTGADPYYCAGVDLGGSLKLMHPKKLHQSIKALNERLFNLFIEFDKPILIAVNGPAIGASVTSATLCNGIIASENATFSTPFACLGVPPEGCSSIHLPRLIGSDNAKRMLGEEGWKPSAEEALNIGLIQWLEPHVSLLSKAQTIAKGWVKIGSSRDYLANATRDELKSINAKESVAVADAMLSAAFLKEQARFFWRKNKKIPSLLFWSLWALRPIWGRLL; encoded by the coding sequence TTGACTGCTGACTTACAAAAGAGTAAATCAACGAGTTATATAACGTCATCGTTAGATAGCAACGTGTTGACGTTAACCATGAACCGTCCAAAGAAACTGAATGGTTGGACGCTGCCGATGATCGAGTCATTGGTTGGCGCCTTTGCCGAGGCAAGCAAAGACGATCGAGTTAAGGCGGTCATTTTAACAGGAGCTGATCCCTATTATTGTGCCGGTGTTGACCTAGGTGGTTCACTTAAACTAATGCACCCTAAAAAGCTTCATCAGTCGATCAAGGCGCTGAATGAGCGTTTATTCAATTTATTCATCGAGTTCGATAAGCCCATTCTGATTGCCGTGAATGGCCCTGCCATTGGAGCAAGTGTTACTTCGGCAACCTTATGCAACGGGATTATTGCTTCTGAAAATGCGACCTTCTCGACGCCTTTTGCCTGCCTAGGCGTACCGCCAGAAGGATGTTCTAGCATTCATTTGCCGCGCTTAATTGGTTCTGATAATGCCAAACGAATGTTGGGCGAAGAGGGCTGGAAGCCATCTGCAGAAGAAGCTTTAAATATCGGTTTAATTCAATGGTTAGAGCCTCACGTGTCTTTACTGAGTAAAGCCCAAACAATTGCTAAAGGCTGGGTTAAGATTGGCAGTTCAAGAGACTACTTAGCTAATGCCACGCGGGATGAGTTAAAGTCTATTAATGCGAAAGAGTCAGTAGCGGTGGCCGATGCTATGTTGAGTGCCGCGTTTCTTAAAGAGCAGGCGCGTTTCTTTTGGCGAAAAAATAAGAAGATTCCGTCATTGCTTTTCTGGTCGCTTTGGGCATTGCGACCAATTTGGGGAAGGTTGTTATAA
- a CDS encoding RNA polymerase sigma factor, producing MLQAQIDLLVVEAQSGNTKAFECLVVYFHPQLLSFGLSLNSNRTVIDDALQETWMSISRKLRTLKDPRAFKSWLFRVVRWRVIDLTKSKASQYESLDEHLLQGGAEMSMELDESTLELRALKQAIDQLADSEKSVITLYYLAEFSVFEISQILEIPEGTVKSRLNRVRNQLQQIIVD from the coding sequence ATGCTTCAAGCACAAATAGACTTACTGGTCGTCGAAGCTCAAAGTGGGAACACTAAAGCTTTTGAGTGTTTGGTCGTCTACTTCCACCCCCAGCTTTTATCCTTTGGGCTCAGTCTCAATAGTAATCGAACGGTGATTGATGATGCGCTTCAAGAAACATGGATGTCGATAAGTCGTAAACTACGAACCTTGAAAGATCCTAGAGCGTTTAAAAGTTGGCTGTTCCGTGTTGTTCGTTGGCGAGTGATTGATCTCACCAAGTCTAAGGCTTCGCAGTATGAGTCGTTAGATGAGCATTTACTGCAAGGCGGTGCAGAGATGTCAATGGAGCTTGATGAATCGACACTGGAGCTTAGAGCCCTGAAGCAAGCTATCGATCAGCTAGCAGACTCTGAGAAAAGCGTCATTACCCTCTACTATTTGGCTGAATTTTCGGTGTTTGAAATCAGTCAAATACTAGAAATTCCAGAAGGCACCGTTAAATCTCGCTTAAATAGGGTGCGTAATCAATTACAACAAATCATTGTTGATTAA
- a CDS encoding DUF6768 family protein, with amino-acid sequence MNLDDKIKQALKMDEAEVNKLLAEEGGLFAQLGGVFSGSMKGWNIYGFILSFFIAAAMFWCGYEFFVSTTLDERIFWGVLTIAAAVMTMGIKIWFWMEMSRHSTLREIKRLELAVAQLYAKHSGE; translated from the coding sequence ATGAACTTAGATGACAAAATTAAACAAGCGTTGAAGATGGACGAAGCAGAAGTTAATAAGCTGCTCGCTGAAGAAGGAGGTCTATTTGCGCAACTCGGCGGTGTGTTCAGTGGCTCAATGAAAGGATGGAATATTTATGGCTTTATTCTTTCGTTTTTTATCGCAGCCGCTATGTTCTGGTGCGGTTATGAATTTTTTGTTAGCACGACGCTTGATGAGCGCATATTCTGGGGCGTATTAACCATCGCTGCTGCAGTGATGACGATGGGCATTAAAATTTGGTTCTGGATGGAAATGAGCCGACATTCAACGCTGCGCGAAATCAAGCGCCTTGAGTTAGCGGTGGCTCAGCTCTATGCAAAACACAGTGGCGAATAA
- a CDS encoding diguanylate cyclase: MVKASDFDKINVKSIVDNAAIGVIIHNLDSSIVYANPTALKCLRLSFEQMIGKDALDPQWHFVDEQGRILPAEEFPVNKVLTWKTPIKQEVIGVVDSYSKTSWFMVDAYMEVGDQPDKGFVVVTFTDITEERTSFSFRDVVESALDAIVVTEAQAIEAPLGPKIVYVNKAFEELTEYSEEESLGETPRILQGKFTDKQTVKRIHDALVKKEPIRETILNYSKSGRPYWLDLNIIPLTNSLGEVTHFAAIERDVTEVTYRAEQLEKRNEELRELKKNLQQIIDKQTAELKEANLRLEQMAYYDTLTKLPNRRYFQDQLVKILSHAERYRFKVMYGLVDIDDFKVVNDTYGHDVGDEVLILIAKAFFHVFRRQDAFARFGGEEFAFAVEFTNEQDVAVVCERLIEEIAKRSYESESLDKPIKVTASVGVTFDNTTGIANGTSLYRQADKALYQAKSEGKNRFVVLPLN; the protein is encoded by the coding sequence ATGGTAAAAGCGAGCGACTTCGATAAAATTAATGTTAAGAGTATTGTGGATAATGCAGCAATTGGTGTCATTATCCACAATTTAGACTCGTCTATTGTCTACGCAAATCCGACTGCCTTGAAATGCCTTCGTCTTAGTTTTGAACAAATGATTGGCAAAGATGCACTTGATCCACAATGGCACTTTGTTGACGAACAAGGACGCATTCTTCCTGCCGAGGAATTTCCTGTGAATAAAGTACTCACCTGGAAAACACCGATAAAGCAAGAAGTCATAGGCGTTGTTGATAGCTACAGTAAAACCTCATGGTTTATGGTTGATGCTTATATGGAAGTAGGTGACCAACCGGATAAAGGTTTCGTTGTGGTTACTTTTACGGATATCACCGAAGAAAGAACGTCATTTTCATTTCGTGATGTGGTTGAAAGTGCACTCGATGCTATTGTCGTCACTGAAGCGCAAGCCATCGAAGCACCGCTAGGGCCAAAGATAGTTTATGTCAATAAAGCCTTTGAGGAGCTAACTGAATATTCTGAAGAAGAATCTTTGGGTGAAACGCCAAGAATTTTGCAAGGTAAATTTACTGATAAGCAAACGGTAAAAAGAATTCATGATGCGTTAGTGAAAAAGGAGCCAATTAGAGAAACCATTTTAAATTACTCTAAGTCAGGCCGACCTTATTGGTTAGATTTGAACATCATTCCACTTACCAACTCTTTAGGCGAAGTGACGCATTTCGCCGCGATTGAACGCGACGTCACTGAGGTTACCTATCGAGCCGAACAGCTCGAAAAACGTAATGAAGAATTACGAGAATTGAAGAAAAACTTGCAACAAATAATTGATAAACAAACAGCGGAGTTGAAAGAAGCCAATCTTCGTCTTGAGCAAATGGCTTATTATGACACGCTAACCAAATTACCCAATCGTCGTTACTTTCAAGATCAACTCGTAAAAATACTCTCTCACGCCGAGAGATATCGTTTTAAGGTGATGTATGGTTTGGTTGATATTGACGACTTTAAAGTCGTCAATGATACCTACGGACATGATGTTGGTGACGAAGTGTTAATACTAATTGCTAAAGCATTTTTTCATGTGTTTCGACGCCAAGATGCATTTGCCAGGTTCGGTGGCGAAGAGTTTGCTTTTGCGGTTGAGTTTACCAATGAGCAAGATGTTGCGGTAGTTTGTGAGCGATTAATCGAAGAAATTGCTAAGCGATCGTACGAAAGCGAATCGCTCGATAAACCGATCAAAGTAACCGCGAGCGTTGGTGTGACTTTCGATAACACAACCGGGATTGCTAATGGAACGAGTTTATATCGACAAGCTGATAAAGCGCTATACCAAGCTAAGTCTGAAGGCAAAAATCGCTTTGTTGTTTTGCCGCTAAATTGA
- a CDS encoding RNA ligase RtcB family protein has translation MGNCIQNLSENVILVAKSDTWIEGKAIQQLNKTAELNGMIRAAGMPDLHPGRGYPIGAAFLTQGKIYPALVGNDIGCGMGLWSTDIKVRKVNLDKFTKRLAHIDAPLDDSWNDYRSKRMSEKGLAPTSFDSALGTIGGGNHFAELQQLDEVYDDECLKQFAIDKNHLVLLVHSGSRGLGQSILRQHVEAFGHAGLTSSTEAFHSYMLNHNAAVTFAELNRELIALRMLKSLSAKGNNLLDVNHNLVTRFESSSAVNSHENLTSEGNVDLWVHRKGATPADQGLVMIPGSRGDYSYLVKPLVESEQSRTCLHSLAHGAGRKWIRSDCKARLSKRFKKSDLERTQFGSRVICKHSELIFEEASEAYKSIDSVIAAMQDGGLIQSIARFKPVLTYKTSGGC, from the coding sequence ATGGGCAACTGTATTCAAAATTTGTCTGAAAACGTTATTTTGGTTGCAAAATCAGACACCTGGATCGAAGGAAAAGCGATCCAACAATTAAATAAAACGGCTGAGTTAAATGGAATGATCCGCGCAGCAGGTATGCCAGATCTCCATCCAGGTCGTGGCTACCCGATCGGTGCTGCTTTCTTAACACAAGGTAAAATTTACCCTGCCTTAGTTGGAAATGACATTGGTTGTGGTATGGGGTTGTGGTCGACCGATATAAAAGTTCGGAAGGTTAACCTCGATAAGTTTACTAAGCGATTAGCTCATATCGATGCGCCATTGGATGACTCATGGAATGACTATCGTTCAAAGCGAATGAGCGAAAAAGGGCTCGCGCCGACATCGTTTGATTCAGCTTTGGGAACCATTGGCGGAGGCAATCACTTTGCAGAACTTCAGCAACTCGATGAAGTTTATGATGACGAGTGCTTAAAGCAGTTCGCCATCGACAAAAATCACCTAGTGTTGCTAGTGCATAGCGGCTCCCGTGGCTTGGGGCAAAGTATACTGCGACAACATGTTGAGGCGTTCGGGCATGCTGGTTTAACTAGCTCGACTGAGGCTTTTCACTCATACATGCTCAACCATAATGCTGCGGTAACCTTCGCCGAATTGAACCGAGAGTTGATTGCTTTACGCATGCTTAAAAGTTTAAGCGCGAAAGGAAACAACCTATTGGATGTTAATCATAATTTGGTGACTCGTTTCGAAAGCTCTTCAGCAGTGAATTCGCATGAGAACCTCACGAGCGAAGGCAATGTTGACCTGTGGGTGCATCGAAAAGGCGCGACGCCAGCGGATCAAGGACTGGTGATGATTCCAGGTTCAAGAGGTGATTACAGTTACCTCGTTAAACCGCTCGTCGAGTCGGAGCAAAGCCGAACTTGCTTACACTCTTTGGCTCACGGTGCGGGTCGTAAATGGATTCGTAGTGACTGTAAAGCGCGTTTGTCGAAACGATTTAAAAAGTCTGATCTAGAACGCACTCAATTCGGTAGCCGAGTGATTTGTAAGCACAGCGAATTGATCTTTGAAGAAGCGTCAGAAGCTTACAAGTCAATCGACTCGGTGATCGCAGCGATGCAAGACGGCGGTTTAATTCAGTCGATTGCGCGGTTTAAGCCGGTCTTAACCTATAAAACATCGGGAGGCTGTTAA
- the prfH gene encoding peptide chain release factor H, with protein sequence MILFLLSAAQGPSECCLAVSLAAKQLNRDAVKSGVAITLVESEQGLEPQTYKSMLFKLEGDRAEDLAKQWSGTLQWICSSPYRPKHRRKNWFFTGSFTKSEALIKASRVQETDLLFEACRSSGPGGQHANKTSSAIRASHVPSGIVVKVESERSQHANKRLAIALIEHKLEKNMAEKQRSDKSKRRLQHHSIERGNADRVFKGMKFEESSSPKVK encoded by the coding sequence ATGATTTTGTTTTTACTATCAGCCGCTCAAGGCCCAAGCGAATGTTGTTTAGCCGTTTCATTAGCGGCTAAACAGCTGAATCGCGATGCGGTAAAAAGTGGAGTAGCAATTACCTTAGTTGAGTCTGAACAAGGGTTAGAGCCGCAAACTTACAAGTCGATGTTATTTAAGTTAGAGGGGGATCGCGCGGAAGATTTAGCGAAGCAATGGAGCGGAACGCTGCAGTGGATTTGCTCGAGTCCGTATCGACCAAAGCACCGTCGAAAGAATTGGTTTTTTACCGGAAGTTTTACTAAATCTGAAGCGCTGATCAAGGCAAGTAGGGTTCAAGAAACGGATCTGCTTTTCGAAGCATGTCGTTCATCGGGGCCGGGTGGGCAACATGCCAATAAAACCAGCTCTGCAATTCGAGCGAGCCATGTACCCTCGGGTATTGTGGTGAAAGTCGAGTCTGAACGAAGCCAACACGCGAACAAGCGATTGGCCATAGCTTTGATTGAACATAAGCTAGAAAAGAACATGGCCGAGAAGCAACGTTCTGACAAAAGCAAACGGAGACTGCAACATCACTCCATTGAGCGGGGCAATGCTGATAGAGTTTTCAAAGGGATGAAATTCGAGGAATCTTCTTCACCCAAAGTGAAATGA
- a CDS encoding response regulator transcription factor, with the protein MTATILIVEDDQNLRETLSDFLELEDFVVVQAATIAEAKDIFNHSSIDLTVLDIMLPDGDGYQLSQWLCEQSIETRILMLTARGLEKDIVEGFESGADDYVSKPYRSQELLMRIKALLRRPLAKRETLTLDINGRLVDWRSMTVKYHGESLHLTSRAFSILKLLIEHTNEVLSREDILDACWGKDVYVDNRTIDNFISNLKKQFDLTSENAFYIKSVRGVGYCFMKREFNKTTD; encoded by the coding sequence ATGACTGCTACTATTTTAATCGTCGAAGATGACCAAAATTTACGCGAAACTCTGAGCGACTTCTTAGAACTTGAAGACTTTGTTGTTGTTCAAGCAGCAACCATTGCTGAGGCAAAAGATATCTTCAATCACTCATCGATTGATCTCACCGTTCTAGACATCATGCTGCCAGATGGCGATGGCTATCAACTTTCTCAGTGGCTGTGCGAACAATCAATTGAGACCAGAATTTTAATGTTAACCGCACGCGGGTTAGAAAAGGACATCGTTGAAGGCTTTGAATCGGGTGCCGACGACTACGTTTCTAAACCCTATCGATCTCAAGAACTATTAATGCGGATTAAGGCCCTACTTAGGCGCCCTCTTGCCAAAAGAGAAACGCTGACGTTAGATATCAATGGGCGGTTAGTCGATTGGCGATCCATGACGGTTAAGTATCATGGAGAAAGTCTACATTTAACCTCCCGAGCATTTAGTATCTTAAAGCTACTGATTGAACACACTAATGAAGTACTTTCACGAGAAGACATTCTAGACGCTTGCTGGGGAAAAGACGTTTATGTCGATAATAGAACCATTGATAACTTTATATCCAATCTGAAAAAGCAATTCGATTTAACATCAGAAAATGCCTTTTACATTAAGTCTGTTCGTGGCGTTGGTTATTGCTTTATGAAACGAGAATTTAATAAAACAACAGATTAA